The following nucleotide sequence is from Psilocybe cubensis strain MGC-MH-2018 chromosome 13, whole genome shotgun sequence.
CCGGCATGGCACTGGCATGGAGGAATCCGCGTGAGGTcaaatcaacgacggcgtTGTTTTGTTCTCCcactcttcttttcttccacaTTTCTTTTAGGTCCCTTTACGATCTCCTTCACCTTCCCCCATGTTGTCGCCTCGACTATCCGTTGCGGCTCTATTGCTGGGGTCTTCGACCGTCCTAGCAGGCACCGCTGGTTCGTTTGCCCAGGCTGGTAATACACTCGTCAGTGCACTTTTGGTGAGTATGTCATCACCTGGCTCCGCTCCGTGTCAAACTCAATTGGCGTCAAGATGTTTTTGGGGAATGAGGAAACGGTATACATTATCGACAAAGCTGAGGGGAACGCCGCTGCAGTCGCGGGCCATCCAGCATGGGGTGCAAAGTGGTGAGATTGAGTGCATCAAAAGAGCTTTACCTCCGGCTTGACGTGTTACCCAGGGATATAGCGTCGCAACAAGCAGAAGTGATGGATATTCGATCAAATACATTTTGTTCCTCAGGGATGCATCTGCCTAACGGTTCCTTCATCAATTTGGGTGGAAACGACGGTATCACAATAAACGGCGCTCCTGGTTCAATAAAAAATACAGACGGATCAGGAACAGGCTTTTGGGACTCAATATACCAAGATTTTGACGGACGAAAATCGATTCGCATTCTTAATCCTTGTGGATCAGCCGACGATATAACCTCACCACAGTGTCGTTGGTATGATGATTCTTCAGTTCTGGCGATGAAATCTGGGCGATGGTATGCTGCAGTAGAGCCGCTTGGGGATGGTACGATTGTTATTCTAGGTGGATTTACAGCTGGTGGATACGTTAATCGGGAGTTCCCTGTTAAAGATCCTATTACGCAGAGTGGCCAAGCACAGAACACCTACGAGTACTATCCTCCGAAGGACGTTGCTCCTCCACTGGTTCAGTTCCTCGTGGATGCAGGAGGCCTAAATGCATACGCGCACATGTTTTTGATGCCCTCAGGAAACATCTTTGTTCAAGCTAATCGATCTTCCAGTAAGCTTTCACCGATTGACATGTGGACGTGGTTTTGAACAATTTATGTAGTGCTTTGGGACCACACGTCCAACACGCAAACTCCTTTGCCAGACATGCCAAACGGTGTTGTTCGTGTCTATCCAGCTTCGGGTGGTGCTGCCATGCTCCCTCTCACTCCCGCCAACAATTACACGCCCACGATCATCTTCTGTGGAGGTTCAACAATGCCAGACGATGATTATGGTAATTATGGTGGACCCCACGCCGAGACTTGGAATATCCCTGCGTCGAATGACTGTCAGCGTATCACTCCAGAACCTCAGGATGGATCTGCGCCAGTATATGTAGCTGATGATCCCATGCTCGAGACGCGCACCATGGGACAATTTATTATCCTCCCAGATGGAACGTTGTTGATGATCAACGGAGGCCTGAACGGAACTGCTGGCTACACTACAAACCTCAACGAATTCATTACAGAACTCCCCTTTGGAACGTCACTGGCGTCTGGTCCTGTCTTTACTCCGGCCATTTTTAACCCTAATGCGCCACCTGGCAGCAGGTGGTCTAATCAAGGACTATCTCCATCTACTATCCCCCGCTTGTACCATTCCTCTGCCATCCTGCTCCCAGATGCCTCCGTTCTGGTCGCCGGATCCAACCCGAACCCGGATGTCAATTTGTCGACGGTCTTCAACACGGAGTACCGCGCCGAGATTTTCTACCCACCGTACTTTAGCGCCAGCATTCGCCCAGCACCCACAGGTATCCCGAAGACACTGTCGTACGGTGGTGCTCCATTCGACATCACGATTCCTTCAACGTCATACACCGGCTCATCAAACGATGCTGCTGACAATACGACAGTCGTGGTCGTCCGTGGTGGATTTACTACACACGGCATGAACATGGGACAGAGGTTCTTGCAGCTGAACAATACATACACTGTGAACAAGGACGGATCCATTACCCTACATGTATCTCAGATGCCTCCCATCCCCAACATTTTCCAACCAGGACCTGCATTTGTATACGTCAATATCCACGGGATTCCAAGCAACGGCTCGTATGTCATCATTGGCAGTGGCAACATTGAACAGCAGCCAACCTCGCCTCCTGGTACACTCCCATCAAGCGTCCGTCTCGACTCAGCTACAGGAGGGATCCATAACGGGACATCCCAAGATAACGGCTCATCAGACAGCGACCCAAAGAAATCTTCCAACCTCGGTGTCATCATCGGTGCCATCGCTGCGGGTGTGGCCGTCGTCGCGGTTGTCGGAGCGCTCATCGCCGTCTTCCTCGCCCGTCGCAGACGCGCTGCGGCCCGCCTCGCGCCGAGCAAGGAGTACCCACTCTCAACCGCAGGCGCTGGCTGGACATCACACAACACCGATTCGAGCGTGTTCGTCCCACTCGCGCAGGCCAAATACGACGATACGTGGGACCCACGGACGTCGTCGATTAATGCGCCATATATGGACGAGCGCAGGGCGGCGTCGTCGATTGGGAGCAGGAGCCAGGTGTTCGGAGAGTACGACCCGTACTCAGGCGAGCCTGCGCAGACTCATGCAGCGCCCATTTCGCACAGCGGTTATCGAGAATCGCCGTCGAGCTTCCGATGATGAGCGCTGTAGCACTTTCCTGTTTCCTCTTTGCATCTGTCTCATGTCCTCCACCCGCCCATGTTTCAATATCTCCATAAACGTTTGTTTCATCTCGCGCTATTCTGAAGAACTGGAACCTGTGCAAAATCCTGTATTTAACGAATCATGTTGTCTGGACTTTATATCTCTCTCACTTATTGACTGTCTACCTGCTTGTTTCTCTCAATGAACCGGACTAGACCTTAGCTATAAACCTACCTATACGTATATCTCACTGATCATCTTTCACTTTACTCCCGCACTTCATACTTTCTCGcatagtagtagtagtagtcaCATTCCTTCTGATGATCTGTTTACCCATACTCTGCTCACTTCCGGAAGCTAACCTCCTTGCTTGTTGCATTTATACCTACACTATTACGATGTGGACTAGATGTTTACTACAACCCGACCTTGTAGTGATATGTGTTAGCCCTAGCAAATCGAATGTTAATTTCACTTATTCCATTCACTCGGGCGATAGTCAGAACCCAGGGGAAACAGGGAGAGAGGATGGGTTTGGAACAATTTCGGGAGTAAGAAATTTGGGCGGAAAGGTCCATCCAAATTTGTCAAACTCTTAACCAATTTTGGCATATACTCTCACTGAAAAATTTGTGATCTTTGATTTCGACCAGATCTGGCCAAACAATGTTAAATTATGTACCACCAACCTTCAGTTACCATCCACCTCAATATTGACTTTCATGAACTCGGGACCCATAATTCGCACCTCATATCGTGGAAACATAGGTTAGAAAGGAAAGCCCACTGGTATCCCTGGTGTCTTAGAGCATTTTTGTTCTGGAAATTTGAAGGCCAGTGGGTAGCTTCTCCTAgatccttttttttttcttgacaTTCACCCATCTGTCAGATGTTGTCGTTCTCTCGATAACCGCATCGCCTCGAGCCCCGGGGTTCCCAATCCTCAAAAACGTTTCACCAATCCTGCTAAACAGAGTCTAGCAAGTGATGGCTGTGTCTCGGTGGGTTGGCAGGCTTACAGTCAGAAGCTATTCTCGCACTCGCCTCGAAAGACCGCACAGAGTGTAGACACTGGATCTCGTTGTCGAAAAGAGGATGACTGTAGTTGTTTCCATTCTGGAAGAGGCGGAACGCGATGATCAACAACAATAGCTTTCAGGATCATACTGTTTCTGGTTCATAATCCCAAAGTACGTTTCCGTTTCCTGGTTTGTGACCTTAACCATTGATCCAGCGTCTTCAAGGCCGTTATATTCATATTTGGTCCTCTTCCCGCTACAAATCGGAATTCTCTAAGTCAATGTTCGCAAACAGCAATGCTAGTTTATTCAATTATTTCTCTTCGATACCGGTATTCGACGTGAGATAAGAAGGGGATCGATTTGTAAGTCTGTAATCAATCGGATAAATGCCAGCGAAGGTCACAGAGCGCGTCATTTTATAGGTGTAATGATTGAATTCCGAGCCCTGGCCTCCCTTGCACTTATATCACATCCTTTGCAGTATGTTCCCCGTCGCATATTTTTCATTAGGATGAGGTTTCTGTCAACAGAAATCAAATTGGGGAACACAGAAGTACAGCTGATCATAATACGCGTTACTCGTGAACTTGAGGAAGCTCGGTAGTGATGGTAGCAAATATTACTACCGGGATCGATTCTCTCCACCTCTTCCACTCTTCGCAATTTCCCCTATATTCCCTCGGTGTTGTCGACACACCATGATGGATTCAAATCGGCAATGATGAATCCTAGGTATCATATCCCCGTAGAACAGCGGAGTAGGACCGCTTGATGTCTTTGGGGTCCTCATTGTAAATCTTCTCCCAGTCTTCTTCCCAAAGCAGGTCGTCCTCCCAGATCTCAAAATCTTCGCCGTCGAGAAGCTTGCCTTTCGACTCGTTCTTGACCATCTCGAAATCCTTTGCGACACCTTCATTGGATTTGGTTTTagcaacaaaacaaaattttGGGAACTATTTGGTCATTACCTTTTCGCTTAGCTGGTCGAGCTAGATCCATGATAGAGACGCATCTATCGGTCTCGTGCTTCTTCTCCACGTTGGAGAGGTCGATGTCGAAGTCATAGATATCATCTTCGTAGAGGTGAATATCCCCATCGTCGATTAGTGGGGCATCACTGTACCACCCCCTGATATTGCGTTGTGACAAAGGAGGTTCTTCAGTCCTGTACCCTAGGAGTACTGCCTTAGCGGCTTTCGTGTTTTTGGATTCTTCCAAAGCGACTTTGAAAATGGTTCCTTCTTTGTGAGCCTGAGCTCGAATTGACTATAAACCAACAATCGTCAGATTTAATTACGATAGATCAATATTCATCATACTCTGATGTACTCTGCTCGCTGCGTTGAGAATCCTTTTGGCATTTTGGTCGTTCTGCTAGTCGGAACTGTTAAATGGCTTTGTTGAGACTGTAAGGTAGGTGTGGAAGTAAAGCTCAGTCGCTGTGTGAGTAGCGGAGTCGCTGAGGTGGTTGTGTTTTACCGAGTAACGTTGGATCCGGCTTTAAGTATCTGAGGTTGGCATGTTTGGTCTTGCTCAAAGGTAAGTAAATGAGTCAGCAGTACCGAAGCGCAATGTCTTGTATTGGAACTGACTCACAATTTCATGTTGTTAAATGACAGGGCTTCACGAAATGGCAGTGTCGGAGGCGATTTCGCTATGCAGTGACATCCGGCGGTGCCACAGAGTCGAGTCATAACATATCACTCGATTTCTCTGAAAAGTGCTTAATGTATCTTCCGATGTAGGTCTTGACAGATGTGAAGAGTGTTCTGTATTTACAATGCCACTTGCGAATATATTACTATCTTCATATTTTCTCTGGGTTAAATTGGAAGCGAGCACCAAAGTCAACAGTTGACTTGAATATTGAGCGTTCTGACTACCGGGCCCGAATGACCGTATTCATGATCTTATCTTATCGCATAATGGAGGGCTGACCGACAGCTGTCAAGGCGGTTGCAATTAACACAGTAAAAATTCCCTCCTCACTTGTAACATGTTCAAATTGTCGTCAAGATGATCATTAACCTGCgtgcaaacaaaaaaatagtACAGTTTACTCATTCATAACGTATACCTGAAGTCTGGTGCCCTATCACCCAGTTCGCGTAGCTGTTGTTTGGTCAATTTGTTTGCTTCTCCCCGATTTATAGCCTCTTGTTGCAATGCTTCTCGTTTCCTGTTGATGATAGTATACGAGAGCACGAGAACGGGAACCACAATGAACCCAATTCCAACAAACATTAATTCCACTCCATCTGAAATAGCTATCAGGGGGGTCGATATCGTATTGTAATGGAAGAACACTTACGACCAACAAGGAAGCGTGGTGAGTCCTTTGCACGGTAGATGTTTGATGCAATCGCACCACTGAAATTCCCTACACCAATATGTATTGCCATCCCTATACCACGCTTGTACTGTCCAGCTAGATTGTTCCCCAGCCTGATATGTTTGCATTAGATATAAGATACGTGAATTGTACGTATGACCCGTACCATGCGACTATACCGGGAAACGCTGCATAACTCCCCGATACAACGAAGAACGTCCCAAAATATTTAACACCATTTGGAGCATCGGAGATGTTGATTGCAAAGCCAATCAAGCAGCATACTAGTCCAAGGATAATGAAGGGGGAcctcattttcattttgtctGAGTAGTGAGCCCAAGTATATGCACAGATAGCTGGTAGAAAGCTGTAAGCAAAAGTAATTAGGAAGCGCTGAATGAGGGCTCACTCGCAACCACATAGGGAGGCACAGTGAGTAGCTGACTGATTGCAGGTGGATGACCGAACGCATTGATAATAGTTCTGTTACCGGCGTCAGTTCGATTGCTAAGTGTAAAAAGTGACGGTCTCACGGAAGGAAAAGAGTAATTCCATACACTAAAAGATGTCAACAATCGGTTTCTCTTGGATAGTTGCTACAACTTACAAGGGCCAATGATGGACATGTATGCCAGAACGTGTAGCCAAACCTAGAATCGTATGAGAATGGCTTGATGCGACTGCTGGATTGTTGAAAGACCCACCTGCCAATCGGTTATTGCTGCCCAGAGGTGCCGCATTTCGAAGTGTTCTTCTTCGCCCACGCTCGAGTTGTCATACTCTGCTTCAATGAGCAAGATCGTTCTTGAATAATCAATAAATGACGACCGTACTTTTGGTATGGACAATGAAGGCCCTCTCTTCCAATGTTAAGAATTTGGCAGTGGCAGGGAAGTCAACCAAAACTATTACGTGGTTATCTCGTTAGGGATTGAACAAAATCACAGTGAAGGTACTGACCACAGAATGCGATGAGGCCAACGATGACAGTGAGAATCCCTTCGAGAATCTTTGATTCGATTGTCAGGTAAGAAATGACTTCTACATGAAAAATAACTCACGAAAATCCATGACCACCCAAGGAGCCCTGCAGTACCACTCATGAAGCTAATTCCGTACGCAAGAAGACCTGAAAAGGCGCCGGCCAGTGATGCTGCACCAAAGAATATACCAATTCGGAACTGAAGCATATGTCGTGGATACCACAGCGTCAGGCTTGATATCGCGCTTGTAAGCCATACTTTCGGGAACCTTGAGAACTGGCGACACTCACTAGTATACCACCCCCGGGAACAGTCCGGCCTCTGCGACGCCGAGACAAACGCGAACTCCAACCAATTGTGGATAGCTAAACGTTGTAGGAGATAACGTAAATAACGTGGGAACCGTAGCTTATGGACGCTTACTTTTTAACGAGACCCATCATGGTCCTGATGACGCTCAATATCATGACTGTGTAGGTCTGGGTCGAGAATGTTTACTCACATGACTATACCCCATGTAACCTAGATGAAGGGTGTGAGAGAGGAGAGCTAAAGGCATCACATCTACGTATTAACATACTGTGATCCCGGGAAGCCACCTATAAATTATCGATAAGCACTAAAAACAAtatgaaagaaagcaaacTTTCCTGGAGGGGCGGAAACGCTTTAACACAAGGCTGGAGATATAGATAATGAGTGACTGTGATAGAGAAGTTGGGGGACTGAATAGGAAAAACATACTTTGAGGGACATTCGAATATACAATATGGCTATGGAGGGGAATTGAAGTCAAAATTGGCAAATGCCAAAGGATTACTACTAACGATAAAATACATTGTCTACAAACAAAAGTGAGCCACATGGTCAATCGAAAATTGGGTGGAGTACGACCTACCAGAGCAATGTTGTATCGATTGCCTGTTAGATCAAGCTGGGTAAGCAAACCTTGGAGCTTTGCATTTCCTGCGAGAAatttagcaaaaaaaagcataTTTTTCATGCTACACACCAATATTTCCTATTAGAAGAAGTTATTATACACTGCGGGGTATTTTCGGGGAGGATACCAATGGCGTACCTCTATCCATGAATGAAAGCAGATACATCAATGCAAGAATCGGCATCAACCTAAGATCGACCTTCTGCCATAACCTGCTCTCTTCCTCGGGCGTAAGctttggaggaggtggtaaAGTTGTGTCGCCTCCGAAATCTATGTCGTCTGATGGAGTCCCGGGGCGCTTTTCATCCATCGATGGCGTAGAGTCTTTCTTGTCCGACATGTTGGCGGTGGACAGGAAGGGGGAAGAAAGGCTCCCATCCAACGCCATTTTAACTGGAGTGCTCTCCACATGGAGATAGGTAGGATCAACAGCGCAAGTATTGGACGATGAGGCGATGGACCACATAGTGCAATTATAGAAACGAGCATAAAAAAAGACAATTTATCACACAGTCGTAATTGCCGATACAGGATGTGGGGAACGTTGATAATGTGGGGTATTTCCATTCATACAAAATGCAGAAATTAAAAGTCCACAATGACATGTCAGCATGATGCTCCGCCTCCTTTTGAAATCTCAGTAGGTTGAACGATTATGACGTCTGTCAAGTAGGGGGTTACTCACCACAAACGACTCCCCAACAAATTATTGGCAACATATCCATTCTGAGATGTACGCCGTTTTGTAGCTTGTAGATAGTTTGTAGGATTCTTTATCGCATCCCGAAAACAGAGGCGACAGGCGGGGAGAGGTCGAGGCTATTATCCTATCAATACAGGATCAGACGGCCTCGAGAACAGGGTTACTGGAATTGTGAGGATCCTAGTTCATTGGGAGGGGGGGAATTTGACAACAGATATTCGTTGGTTCACGGTGAAGGTCCGAGAAAATCAGTTAGGCAAACTTGTGTTGGTTATAGGAGGTTGAACATAAGTTCAACATGATCCGGTTACTGGTTAACCGTAAACCGGTTCCGGCAATCTATGGCGGAGATTAAAGTATTATTCTCAGATAATCTCAGCTCTTAGATGAAAAAACAGTTTCTGAGTTCTCTTGATCCTGTTAAACATGGCCGTAGACTCCCGCACCAGCATTGAAAGAAATTAGCGGCGAAATTTGAAGTGACAAGACTCGAAGTTTGAGGATAGTTAAAGGTGTCCCGAGAAAGCTTGGATCAAGAATAGACATATGCGGCACGCCGAAATGCCGAATGTGGTTGGCAGTGGCAAATGTGCCACTGTGGCAGGCAGTGCCATTGTGCCACCAATAGCGGCGCTTCACGAGTAGAAAGAAGCGGAAGGAAGATGAGATAACATCCGGGAAATCAAGGTTTCCGCCATTACACAAAACAGAAATCCGATCCGCATTCATATCTTCACCATAAGTAAATGATTCAATTACATGTGGTGGACTATGACAGAAAGAACTGATAATACTTATTTACAGACCAACTAGAATAACTGCAGGTCATATTTGAGTTTGAAATGGcttaggtatgttttttaAGTGAACGGTCCTAGTTATTGAATCCTTGTATGGATCTTACACGCGCCCCACGTTTAGCAGAAGGTTATTGCGAGGTTGACCTGTTTCATGGTTAGCCATTATACGTTGTCAGTAAGTGACAATGAAACTTACATCATTCTGTTGGCAGGCAACTTGAACCTGGTTATCATCCGGCTTGTGGAAGGCAGTGTTGCAGTTCTGGTTGTTGCCTGTGTTGCGCTCAGAAAGTCgataagaagaaaataaTGGTAGACTCACAGGATGCACCAGCTCCGTTGCAACCATTGTAATATCTGGTTATTTTGTAAGCAATATCCGTGTAGGAATGCCTTCAGTTGAAAAAGGTAAGTCACATACCCGAACCCAGTGGTGACCGAGAATGCGAGCCTATGGAACATAGATATATTACAAAACTCCCTTCGAATAACCAAAACGACTCTTACGGGGGAATAAGGGAAAGGTCGGTACTCGATCCACTGCCTGGTGTGGTAGGGTTCTGCAGAGTTGTCTCGACGGTTATGCATCGTTCTCCATTAAAGCCACAGTTTCCGGTCTGCAGATAGCTAAAAACACGGAGGTAAAGATTTTTTGTGACGGTATATAATAATTACGCTTACGCAATGGCGGCCACAAGTGGGCCGTTGGAGGTGTAGTCACCTCCCGTGGAAAGGACCCTCCCGTTTTGAATAAGTTGAGGCTATAGTAGCGAGTATGTTAGTCAACAGCTAACCACAACAACCAGACTGAGAAATCATACAGTTCCATGGCCACATCTGGTAAAGAGTACAGCTAAGTATTCTGTTTCCAAGCCGGGTCAACGTTCTGTACTAACCTGTTGACGAAGTGAACGGTGTGGCGTTCTGCCTGGACGCTAGCAGCAAAAACGGCCAGAACGACGGAGAGTGTCTTGAAAGAGAACATATTGGATGTGGTTGCAAGTCAGTTGACTGGTGTCAGAGAGCAGGTGCAGACTAGACTTTATACCTACAAAAACACACTAGAAGACATAGTCTTTGGAGAGGTTTGGAGATTTCTGTTAGAGCCGACATTTTACCTAAGCCATTATTTCTCGTTGGGCGCGCACTAAAATATTAGGACATCGAATTTTTATTAGAACTGCTAGCACGGGAGGAGCAAC
It contains:
- a CDS encoding putative transporter C11D3.18C, yielding MWSIASSSNTCAVDPTYLHVESTPVKMALDGSLSSPFLSTANMSDKKDSTPSMDEKRPGTPSDDIDFGGDTTLPPPPKLTPEEESRLWQKVDLRLMPILALMYLLSFMDRGNAKLQGLLTQLDLTGNRYNIALTMYFIPYCIFECPSKWLPGITVTWGIVMTMMGLVKNYPQLVGVRVCLGVAEAGLFPGVVYYLTLWYPRHMLQFRIGIFFGAASLAGAFSGLLAYGISFMSGTAGLLGWSWIFILEGILTVIVGLIAFCVLVDFPATAKFLTLEERAFIVHTKKYDNSSVGEEEHFEMRHLWAAITDWQVWLHVLAYMSIIGPLYGITLFLPTIINAFGHPPAISQLLTVPPYVVATICAYTWAHYSDKMKMRSPFIILGLVCCLIGFAINISDAPNGVKYFGTFFVVSGSYAAFPGIVAWLGNNLAGQYKRGIGMAIHIGVGNFSGAIASNIYRAKDSPRFLVGHGVELMFVGIGFIVVPVLVLSYTIINRKREALQQEAINRGEANKLTKQQLRELGDRAPDFRLMIILTTI
- a CDS encoding Aldehyde oxidase GLOX — its product is MLSPRLSVAALLLGSSTVLAGTAGSFAQAGNTLVSALLMFLGNEETVYIIDKAEGNAAAVAGHPAWGAKWDIASQQAEVMDIRSNTFCSSGMHLPNGSFINLGGNDGITINGAPGSIKNTDGSGTGFWDSIYQDFDGRKSIRILNPCGSADDITSPQCRWYDDSSVLAMKSGRWYAAVEPLGDGTIVILGGFTAGGYVNREFPVKDPITQSGQAQNTYEYYPPKDVAPPLVQFLVDAGGLNAYAHMFLMPSGNIFVQANRSSMLWDHTSNTQTPLPDMPNGVVRVYPASGGAAMLPLTPANNYTPTIIFCGGSTMPDDDYGNYGGPHAETWNIPASNDCQRITPEPQDGSAPVYVADDPMLETRTMGQFIILPDGTLLMINGGLNGTAGYTTNLNEFITELPFGTSLASGPVFTPAIFNPNAPPGSRWSNQGLSPSTIPRLYHSSAILLPDASVLVAGSNPNPDVNLSTVFNTEYRAEIFYPPYFSASIRPAPTGIPKTLSYGGAPFDITIPSTSYTGSSNDAADNTTVVVVRGGFTTHGMNMGQRFLQLNNTYTVNKDGSITLHVSQMPPIPNIFQPGPAFVYVNIHGIPSNGSYVIIGSGNIEQQPTSPPGTLPSSVRLDSATGGIHNGTSQDNGSSDSDPKKSSNLGVIIGAIAAGVAVVAVVGALIAVFLARRRRAAARLAPSKEYPLSTAGAGWTSHNTDSSVFVPLAQAKYDDTWDPRTSSINAPYMDERRAASSIGSRSQVFGEYDPYSGEPAQTHAAPISHSGYRESPSSFR